AATGCGAAAGATGCGGCGGCGATGGTACTGAGTACGTCATTCCAGTTGAAGCCGTATGACATCGTTTATGTCACTGCCGCACCGATTGTGCGTTGGAACCGTGTTATCTCGCAATTGGTTCCGACCATCGGGGGTGTGCATGACCTGGTTCAATCTGGACAGTACATCCGCGAGTGGTGATGAGTATGTTTGATTCAATACTGGTGATTTGTACCGGGAATATTTGTCGGTCGCCGATAGCGGAACGTTTGCTGCGCCGTGCAATGCCTCATAAGAAAATTGATTCTGCTGGTGTAGGAGCCCTGGTTGGTCACCCAGCAGATCCCGCGGCTGAACGTGTAGCTATTAAACATGGTGTCACATTAAAAGGTCATTCAGGTACTAAGTTTGAATCTGCCATGGGAAGGAACTATGAACTGTTGTTGGTGATGGAAAAAGAGCATCTGGAACAGATAAGCCGACGAGCACCAGAACTGCGTGGAAAAACCATGCTTTTAGGGCACTGGATTAATGATAAAGAGATTCCCGATCCCTACCACAAAAGCGATGAAGCGTTTGAATCGGTATATCAGTTAATTGACCAGGCTTGCCAGCATTGGGCAAGTAAGCTTGGTAGCTAAATATTAGGAAATCATAATGACAGCTACAGTCCCGAAAAAACTGACAACAGTTAGTGAAAATGAGGTAGATCTGGGCCGCTTCATAGGCGAATTGATCGACCATAAAAAACTAATAATTACAATAACCTCTGTCTTTACCGTGTTGGCAATATTATATGCATTTTTGGCTACACCGGTTTACCAGGCTGATGCACTAATTCAGGTCGAGCAAAAACAAGGCAATGCCATACTGGATAGCCTGAGTCAGATGCTTCCTGATTCACAACCGATTTCAGCGCCTGAAATTGCTCTATTACAATCACGCATGGTAGTCGGTCAAACAGTTGATGACCTTAACTTGCAAATTAATGTTAGTAAGGATTACTTTCCAATTGTAGGGAAAGGACTGGCGCGACTATTTGGCAATGTTCCGGGTACAGTCGATGTAACAAAGTTAACAATATCGGGTACAACAGATGAAAAGCCCGGCAAGTTGAAGCTCACAGTTATTGATGATGCAACTTACAGCATTAAATTAGAGGATGCTGAGTTTACCGGGCATGTTGGGAAGTTACTGGAGCAAGATGGTACGTCTATTTTTGTCAATGAAATTAACGCTAAGCCGGGCGAGACGTTCATTGTGACCTCCTATACAAAATTAGATGCGATTGACAGACTACTTAAAAATTTTGCGGTGGCTGACCAGGGGAAAGACACGGGTATGTTGAATCTTACATACTCAGGAGAAGATAAAGATAAAATCGTTAAGATTTTGGATAACATCAGCTATCACTACTTAACGCAAAATATTGACCGCCAGGCGGCGCAGGATGCTAAAAGTTTAGACTTTCTGAATGATCAATTACCACGCGTTCGAAGCGACTTAGATCAAGCTGAAGATAGATTGAATGCCTATCGTAAGCAGAAAGATTCAGTTGACCTTCCGCTTGAAGCTAAAGCGGTGCTCGACCAGGTCGTAAATGTTGATAACCAACTTAATGAATTAACATTCAAAGAAGCTGAAGTTTCACAGTTGTATACCAAAGAGCATCCAACATATAAAGCATTACTGGAAAAACGCCAGACCCTGCAACAAGAAAGGCAAAAACTAAATCAACAAGTTTCTGCAATGCCTGCAACTCAACAGGAAGTGCTGCGATTGAGTCGTGATGTTGAATCAGGACGTGCTGTATACATGCAGTTACTCAACAGACAACAAGAACTGAGCATTGCCAAATCCAGTGCTATAGGTAATGTAAGGATTGTAGATAATTCGGTGACACAAGCGACTCCAGTCAGGCCTAAGAAAGCTCTTGTCATTTTAATGGCTATCATTTTAGGCATGTTATTTTCATGTACCGTGGTGGTCATCAAAACCGTCTTAAGAAGAGGTATCACATCTGCTGATGATCTGGAAAGTTTGGGAGCAAATGTCTATGCGGCTATACCCGAATCGGAATGGTTAACGAAAAAAATAAACTTTAAATCCAAGGCGAAGAATAAAAAAGAATCACTTAAGTGGAATTTTCTGGCTAACGAAAATCCGACTGACACCGCTATTGAAGCAATTAGAAGTCTCAGAACAAGTCTTCATTTTGCAATGATGACAGCTAAAAATAAGATATTAATGATTAGTGGTGCCAGCCCCAGCGTGGGTAAAACATTCATCAGTGCAAACCTCGCCTCTATCTGTGCTCAAGGTGGGAAGTCAGTTTTGTATATTGATGCAGATATGAGGAAGGGATATGCGCACCATATTTTTCAGACGAAAAATGATATTGGACTCTCAAATATATTAAAAAACAATAAAGATTATAATGAAGGTGTACATAGAATCAAAACGGCGCAATCTGAATTTGACTTTATATCCAGGGGGGATGTAATGAATAATCCCACTGAGTTGTTAATGAGTGAGAAATTTGAGAGTTTGATTTCATGGGCAAATGATAACTATGACCTTGTAATCATAGACACACCGCCAGTATTGGCAGTTTCTGATGCTGAGTTGATTGGCAGTTATGCGGGAACTTGTATGCTTGTTGCAAGATTTGAGCATAACACACCTAAAGAAATGGAAATGAGTTGTGCAAGATTTGAAAAGAATGGTGTGAAGGTGAAAGGGTTTATATTGAATGGAGTAAGAAAAAGAGCGAGTAACTACTATGGTTATGGTTATTCTTATGAAAATTACTCTTACACAGATGTTAAATAGTTATATTTGAAATAAATGGTTTTGTCTCACTGTGAAATCTCTTTTATGACAGTGAGGCAAAAATCGGATAGAGATGAGTTTTACCGAATAACCTCCGTCATTTAATGTTGCAACGCCTCATTGTAAAAAGGTGTCTCTTCATGAAAATCGTAATAATAAATACACTGTATTATCCATATAAAGTAGGTGGGGCAGAAGTCTCTGTGCAGCTTTTAGCAGAAGCACTGGTAAAGAAAGGACACTCTGTCAATATAATATCTATACATGAAAAAAACACTGACGAAGAAGATACATTAAACGGTGTGAAAATAAATTACCTTTCAAATGGCAACATCTATTGGGGGTTGAAAGGTGAAAAGAAAACAAAACTTCAAAAGTTAGCATGGCATATTATTGATACCTACAACTTTAAAATAAAAAAGAAAGTAGATAATCTCATAGGGAAAATAAAACCAGATGTTGTGCATACCAATAATTTAAGTGGGATTTCTGTTGCTGTATGGAGTGTGGCGAAAAAATATAATGCTAAAATAGTCCATACGTCCCGAGATTATTATTTGTTACACCCCAATAGCAAACTTTATAAGAAGGGACAACATATGAAAATAAGTGACTCTTCTGTTAGATTCTGGTCTTATTCAAAGAGAGTAATGAGTAGACAAGTAGATTCCTACATTGGAATAAGTGATTTTATTCGTAAAGTCCATGTGTCAGCAGGTTTTTTCCCAGAGGCAAAGGTACACACCATATATAACTCGATAAACTATTCAGATGAGAGTGTAGTAAAGGCGAATTTAAGTAGAGAAAATAAAAAAAGGGTTGGCTTCATAGGTAGGTTAACCAAAGAAAAAGGATTTGATATATTCTGCGCTCTTGCCCAAAAAAATCCTGATGCCATGTTTATTGCTGCGGGGGAATTTGATGGCAATGGTAAAAAGCTAAAAGAGCTTGCGGATAACTGTAATGTCAAGACCTTGGGATACTGCCCTGTCGATGATTTTATGAGTCAGGTTGATATTGTTGTCCTGCCAATCAGATGGCATGAACCATTTGGTCGTGTTGTAGTTGAGGCTTTTGCTGCGGGTAAGATAGTACTCACTACCAGAGTCGGTGGAGTTAGTGAGCTTGCGCAAATATTGCCAAATATTTATTTCCTCGAAGATATTGGAAATATAAATGAACTCCCTGATAAAGTAGAAATAAAGTCAGACGATTTGAGTGTGTTTAATGTCAACTTTGTAGCTGATAAATATTTGCAAGCTTTTAGTGAGGTTCTTTAATGAATAAAGTACTGGTGGTGTCTGGTGATTGTCCATACCCGGCAAATCATGGTGGAAGACTTGATATTTTACAGCGCATAGAATTGTTGTCCAAATCTGGGTTTGATATTGAACTCATCATTACGCACAAAGAAGATGTAGATCGTAAAAGCAAAGAATACCTTAGTAAGTTGTGTAGTAATGTTTATTATGTAAAGAGACTCTCGTTTAAAAAAAGTATTATTTTAAGTGTGCTGACTTTGTTACCAATTCAGGCAACGTCAAGATACAATCTGAAAGCGATAAAAATAAAATCAAAATTTGATGCAGTTATTTGTGAGTCTGAATATGTTTACCCCATATTGAAAAATGCATCGCTCAATACTAATAAAAAGTTACTTCGTGTTCATAATAACGAATCTGTTTATTATGAAGGATTGTTCAGAGATGAAAAAAATCCGCTAAAAAAGTTATATTATAAGATAGAGTCATTGTTGTTTAAGGTAAACGAAAGCAAGATAAATGAAAAATTTACAAAATTGATGTTCATTTCTAGCGATGAATATGCGGTGAATAATAAAAGAGGGAATTCAGAATGGTTACCCCCTCATATGCCAGCGGTTAAAGAGTTTCGGGAGGAAAAATTTAGCGCAAAAAAAGCAAACGTCCTTTTTGTTGGCAACTTATTCATGCCTAACAATTTAAAAGGAATCATCTGGTATCTTGAAGAGGTTCACGAGAAGATTTTATCACAAAGCCCAGATGTTGTTTTAACGATAGCAGGAAATGCGAAGAATGGCATAGACAGTGATTTGTTAAAAGCGATTTCCAGATTTGAAGATGGAAAGGTCAGTTTGATCCAATCCCCAACTGATCAAGAGCTAAACGATATTTATGATCAAAACTGTATCTTCATCAATCCGATGCTTAATGGTGCAGGGGTTAAACTCAAGAATCTTGATGCAATGAGGAATTCCTTCTGTGTTATAACCACAACGATAGGTGCTGAAGGAACCGGCGTTATAGATAACGAACATGTATTCATTGCAGATGATGTTGCTTGTTTTGAACGTGCAGTAATCATGGCAATATCTGAAGATGGCATGGCAAAGAATATGGCAATTAATGCTTATATGTTTATAGAGAAAAACTATAACTCACAGAATACATTGTTGAGAATAATGAAAGAGTCATAACATGAAAGATGTGATGAATTTAGCCGTAAAAAATCCTATTTTTGTCTTATTCTGTTTCTTTATTCCATTTGATAATACAAGCTTGCAAAATATCGGTGGGATTATGACGGCATCCCCATCATCATTGCTTCTCATCCCTGGACTTGCTGTTTCATCATTAAAATATGGACTGAAAATAAGAAAAGAGATACTGATCTTTGTTCTTCTTACAATGTCTGTATCAACATTGTATTTTTTCTATTGGAGTAACTTGTTTGACTCATTAAGCTCTTTGTTTGTGCTGGATCGTGGCAGTCGCTACATTGCTCTATTTGGTTATTATTTTCTGTCTTATTTATATTGTAGCTTGCACCCTTATAGTGACCTTGTTGCGGCATCAAAGGTCATTATATTGGTTATACTGTTATCAATCATTTTAAATTATGCCGACCCAAATCTAATAAACCATCAGGGATTGCTACAGTTCAATGATTTCATAAGCCCTGACCGATTGCGTGGTTTTGCTCTTGAAGCAAGTGTTTTCGGGTTCCAAATTGTTTGCATGGTTCTCCTTATTGCAATGATATATAACTTGAAATTACATTGGGTGCTATTGCTGACGATTACTCTTGCGATACTAACGACATCGAAAGGTGCTGCGTTAAGTTTTCTAATATGCATGTGTTTATATTTTTCTGCAAATGGAAATGTTATTTTTAGAATAGTTTTGACGATATTTTGCGTCACTGCATCATATATAATGTTTAAAATGTTTTTCTTAGTAGCCTTGGCTACGGATATTGATAATTACTCGTCAGTGGCTACCCGAACAACAATGTTCATCACAGGGCTGAAGATTCTACTCTACAATCCTTTAGGTGTAGGGTATTTTGGTTATATTCCAGCGATATATGACTTTACACCTGGTGTGATTATGTGGATGAAAAAGATCATCCCTTATCTTAATTATGATGAAGTTGCTACATATACGAGGCTTGGTGAATACAAAGCAATCGGCACAAAATCCCTTTTCATCGATTGTGTAATTATGTATGGTTTCATTTTTCTTGTTCCTTTTTTCACAATAACCAGAAAAGTATTGTTAATCTTTTCTAAAAACAAAGATAAATATGCATACATGCTGACACTTTATGTGATCATTGCAAATTTATTTTTCATTTCCCATATTGGTGATTATATAACTTCATTTTGCATAGCAGTGGCTTTGGCAAGATATTCTAATCATGTGTCTGTTGAAAAATCAGAGAACCAAACTGTCGGTGTGACGTCGAGGGTGTTTTAATGAGTCTCAAAGATAAAACAGTTAAAAGTACTAAATGGTCAGCAGTGTCATCATTGACAGTAATAGTCTTTGGTTTTGCTCAAGTGACCGTCTTGTCACATATTCTGTCAACATATGCATTCGGTGTGGCATCCATATTATCAATAGTGCTTCTAATGACAGATATGTTAGCTGATTGTGGGATTTCGAACTCAATAATACAAAAAAAAGATATCAACAGGAAGGAGCTTTCTACACTCTACTGGTTGAATACCATGTTGGGTGTGTGTCTATTCTGCGTTTTTTGGTTATTATCAGGATTGATCGCTATATTGGTAAAAGTGCCTGATGTGGAAGGACTGATAAAATTAACATCCATAGCATTTCTGATTTTACCACATGGACAACAATACAGAGCATTGATTCAGAAAGAACTGAATTTCAACTTTCTAGCCAAGGTGGAATCATTTTCCTATGTTTTCGGGTTTTTAGTAGCGATAGTCACTGCATCCTTCACGAAGGATGCCTCTTCTGTTGTCATTGGCTATCTTGCTAACATTACTTTAAGGACCGTATTGCTATCGAAGTGGGGAGCAGTTAATTTTTCACCGTCGAGACATTTTAATATCAAGGGGATTAAAGATAATATCCTGTTCGCATTTTATCTGACATCAGATAGTTTATTAAACTATGTCACCCTAAGTGCTGTTACACCTATTATATCGCGGTTGATTGGTGCAATTCTTGCGGGGGGGTATAATCTGGCATACAGTGTTACGGTTAATCCACCATCAAAAATTAGCCCGGTAATTACAAGAGTAATGTTCCCAGCACTGGCAAAAATGCAGGATGAACCTGAAAGACTCAAAAAGAACTTTTTCAAGATGTTGCATTTTATTGGGCATGTGAACTTTCCTTTTCTACTGGTTTTATTTTTCTTGTCTGAGGATTTTATCCAAATCTTCTTTGGCGATAAGTGGGAGTTTATTAATCATGCGTTCAAAATATTATGTATATGTGGTGCATTGAGGATTGTAGCAAATCCATTAGGTGCTTTGCTGATGGCTAAGGCGAGAATGGATCTTAGTTTGAAGTTCAACGTGCTAAAAATTTTCTTGTTCTTACCTATAATCTACTGTTCCGTTTTATATTTTGGTTTCATGGGTGCAGCATTCGGTTTCCTGATTTGTCAGTTAATAAATTTAGTCGGAAGTTATGTATTTCTGGTGCGTCCTGTTTTAGGGCATTGTTTAAAAGACTTTATTTCGAGTATTGTCATGCCTTTACTGCACCTGTTACCAATGGGCATGGTTTTATATGTATTGAATCAAAGCAATTTTTTGGGACAGGTTGGTTATTACGAGCTTGCAATAAAATTGTCATCTGCATTTGTGGTTTATCTTTTGACTTACTTTTTAAGTAAAGATTTAGTTGTTAATGAAATTAGAGCAATGGCCTTTGGATCTTTATTAAAGAAGCGAAGTTCACCACTTAAAGGTTAAGCTACCTATTATGAGATTGAAAAGAAACATCAATCGAAGAGTTTTCTTCAGGAGTTTAGTCGCTTTTATAACCTGTGACTATTTTATCTCTAAATCAAATGCTTCTGAAAATACATTGATTCGCGTAGGGGATAATAATTATTTAAGTCAAGTCGTAACAATGAGCATAGATGATCTGGCGAAATATCATAGTCGGAACAATGATAGTGAAGTGTTGCTAGTCAGTAATGATAATTTAAGTGCAAATGACGGATATGCGTCTTACTTTGTCAAAAAATCATCTTTAAAGAATGAGTTAATAGATGGTGTAATGTTTGTACAGGGCAATGACTGTGTATGGGAACGCGTCGTTCATGGAGAAATATATCCTGAGTGGTTTGGTGCAAAGGGGAATGAAAATGGCGACGATACTGAAGCCTTCATTAAGGCTAATAACGTCGCACATGAATATAATTTGCCTTTGCGTCTACGGCCAGGAATGATTTATTGTTTATCTGATTCTTTTACAATAGATGCTTCAAAAACCTGCTGGACTTGCAACGGAAAAACGTCGCTCTTATGGACTAAGCATAAAGATAACATCCCCGCAATTACATTGATTAGCACTCAAAGTAATTATAAAAAACGATACCAGAATGTCACTGAGGTTTTGAATAATATTAATTTAATTGGTGGCGATATCAAGGGGCTTTTCAGATGCCCGGCGATACAAATCGGTGGGCCGGATACCAGTAGTTCGTTATTTACGGTAAGAAATGTTTCTATTCAGGGTTGGCAGCAATCATTACTTTTCTCTGAAAATGCCTGGAGAATAAAGTTTGAGAATTGTCAGTTTCTGTGGGGGCACATAGAAACGATTAACAAATACCAAAATGCTGGTGAGTGCATGGTGTTTGATAATTGCATGTTTGCTGATAACACTAGTCATACCAAATTGTACTATGGTGACTGGAATTTTACCGGGTGTTCATTCGATAACCATGAAATCATAGCGTCTGGTAATTCTAGTGTTTTTGTATCTCATTCACACATGGAGAATCCGGGACGTAATAGCCATTACTATGTTATTGGCACGGTAGCGTCCACAGAGGCATTTCTATCAATTACTGACAGTTTCATCTTTCTTAATAAGAAAGAAATAATTATAACAACAACTTTGTTTAATATTCTGGCTGGAAACGATAATGGCTTATATCTTGATAATATAAAAATTACCTTGCCTGAAAATTACGATCCATCAACTGGAAAAGAAGGGCTACCGTTGCTTGTCGGTGGTGAAGGGAGGAGCGTAATTGGTAAGCTGTTTTTTGATTCGAAGTACATTCCTTGCATTTCTAAAAACAGCAATATTATTTTTCAGGACCCCATGTTTCATGCGGGTGGTTTACGCTGGAATTTATTGGGTAAAATAGAGAAGAACGAAACTGCCAGTGTATTAGGTGCATCATTTTTGAAGATTACTGACACGAGTTCATCAGTTGAACAGATGGGCAATGTTGATAATGCTCGAGTGATTTCTGGTGCTTTGAAATTAAAAATTGAAAATTGTTTTGCTGATATTTTCATTTTATTTAGAGATTTAAATAGCAATGAGATTTTGAGAGATGAGTTAACGGTAGGTGATAATCATTCTGGGGATTGGCAACTGATAAAGTATAATAAAGTAGTACCGCCTGGGACTCATTTTGTTTCAATAAGAATTAGCGCTTTGTCCGGTCAGGATGATTTTTATTTACAACTTGGCTGTGTTTTGTTTAATTATGTTTAGAGACTGTTTGTTGAATATTTTATGGTTACGTAAAATTATCTAAGAAATTTGAATTTTCCTTATAGCTCTTCCGAGAAAAAACAAAGACCTGCTTCCCTATTAATATTATTTTTGCCAAAACCATCAATCATATCGTTTGCAACAATATAGATATTGTGCAGAAGGTATTCACGTAATGCTTCCATTACTCTCATTTTCTCAAAGAGGAAATTATGATCATACCCGTTATTATGGCAGGCGGAACTGGTAGCCGTCTA
This is a stretch of genomic DNA from Pantoea phytobeneficialis. It encodes these proteins:
- a CDS encoding protein tyrosine phosphatase (Wzb shows phosphatase activity towards the autophosphorylated Wzc protein, which induces colanic acid biosynthesis; catalyzes the phosphorylation of UDP-glucose dehydrogenase, an enzyme involved in colanic acid biosynthesis); protein product: MFDSILVICTGNICRSPIAERLLRRAMPHKKIDSAGVGALVGHPADPAAERVAIKHGVTLKGHSGTKFESAMGRNYELLLVMEKEHLEQISRRAPELRGKTMLLGHWINDKEIPDPYHKSDEAFESVYQLIDQACQHWASKLGS
- a CDS encoding polysaccharide biosynthesis tyrosine autokinase, whose amino-acid sequence is MTATVPKKLTTVSENEVDLGRFIGELIDHKKLIITITSVFTVLAILYAFLATPVYQADALIQVEQKQGNAILDSLSQMLPDSQPISAPEIALLQSRMVVGQTVDDLNLQINVSKDYFPIVGKGLARLFGNVPGTVDVTKLTISGTTDEKPGKLKLTVIDDATYSIKLEDAEFTGHVGKLLEQDGTSIFVNEINAKPGETFIVTSYTKLDAIDRLLKNFAVADQGKDTGMLNLTYSGEDKDKIVKILDNISYHYLTQNIDRQAAQDAKSLDFLNDQLPRVRSDLDQAEDRLNAYRKQKDSVDLPLEAKAVLDQVVNVDNQLNELTFKEAEVSQLYTKEHPTYKALLEKRQTLQQERQKLNQQVSAMPATQQEVLRLSRDVESGRAVYMQLLNRQQELSIAKSSAIGNVRIVDNSVTQATPVRPKKALVILMAIILGMLFSCTVVVIKTVLRRGITSADDLESLGANVYAAIPESEWLTKKINFKSKAKNKKESLKWNFLANENPTDTAIEAIRSLRTSLHFAMMTAKNKILMISGASPSVGKTFISANLASICAQGGKSVLYIDADMRKGYAHHIFQTKNDIGLSNILKNNKDYNEGVHRIKTAQSEFDFISRGDVMNNPTELLMSEKFESLISWANDNYDLVIIDTPPVLAVSDAELIGSYAGTCMLVARFEHNTPKEMEMSCARFEKNGVKVKGFILNGVRKRASNYYGYGYSYENYSYTDVK
- a CDS encoding glycosyltransferase family 4 protein; this encodes MKIVIINTLYYPYKVGGAEVSVQLLAEALVKKGHSVNIISIHEKNTDEEDTLNGVKINYLSNGNIYWGLKGEKKTKLQKLAWHIIDTYNFKIKKKVDNLIGKIKPDVVHTNNLSGISVAVWSVAKKYNAKIVHTSRDYYLLHPNSKLYKKGQHMKISDSSVRFWSYSKRVMSRQVDSYIGISDFIRKVHVSAGFFPEAKVHTIYNSINYSDESVVKANLSRENKKRVGFIGRLTKEKGFDIFCALAQKNPDAMFIAAGEFDGNGKKLKELADNCNVKTLGYCPVDDFMSQVDIVVLPIRWHEPFGRVVVEAFAAGKIVLTTRVGGVSELAQILPNIYFLEDIGNINELPDKVEIKSDDLSVFNVNFVADKYLQAFSEVL
- a CDS encoding glycosyltransferase family 4 protein: MNKVLVVSGDCPYPANHGGRLDILQRIELLSKSGFDIELIITHKEDVDRKSKEYLSKLCSNVYYVKRLSFKKSIILSVLTLLPIQATSRYNLKAIKIKSKFDAVICESEYVYPILKNASLNTNKKLLRVHNNESVYYEGLFRDEKNPLKKLYYKIESLLFKVNESKINEKFTKLMFISSDEYAVNNKRGNSEWLPPHMPAVKEFREEKFSAKKANVLFVGNLFMPNNLKGIIWYLEEVHEKILSQSPDVVLTIAGNAKNGIDSDLLKAISRFEDGKVSLIQSPTDQELNDIYDQNCIFINPMLNGAGVKLKNLDAMRNSFCVITTTIGAEGTGVIDNEHVFIADDVACFERAVIMAISEDGMAKNMAINAYMFIEKNYNSQNTLLRIMKES
- a CDS encoding MOP flippase family protein; this encodes MSLKDKTVKSTKWSAVSSLTVIVFGFAQVTVLSHILSTYAFGVASILSIVLLMTDMLADCGISNSIIQKKDINRKELSTLYWLNTMLGVCLFCVFWLLSGLIAILVKVPDVEGLIKLTSIAFLILPHGQQYRALIQKELNFNFLAKVESFSYVFGFLVAIVTASFTKDASSVVIGYLANITLRTVLLSKWGAVNFSPSRHFNIKGIKDNILFAFYLTSDSLLNYVTLSAVTPIISRLIGAILAGGYNLAYSVTVNPPSKISPVITRVMFPALAKMQDEPERLKKNFFKMLHFIGHVNFPFLLVLFFLSEDFIQIFFGDKWEFINHAFKILCICGALRIVANPLGALLMAKARMDLSLKFNVLKIFLFLPIIYCSVLYFGFMGAAFGFLICQLINLVGSYVFLVRPVLGHCLKDFISSIVMPLLHLLPMGMVLYVLNQSNFLGQVGYYELAIKLSSAFVVYLLTYFLSKDLVVNEIRAMAFGSLLKKRSSPLKG